The proteins below are encoded in one region of Microvirga ossetica:
- a CDS encoding Bax inhibitor-1/YccA family protein yields the protein MQPYEQNQTAYGTGFARTAAQVDQGLRAFMLGVYNNMVLGLAISALVALGINMLATTSDPSQAVARIGGVNLTQFGATLYGSPLMWVVALAPLAFIFFFSFRMDRMSAAAARGTFFAFAAVMGASLSTLLIRYTGASVVQVFFITAAAFGSLSLWGYTTNRSLSGMGSFLIMGLVGLILASIVNIFVASSMLQFGISVIGVLIFAGLTAYDTQKLKEMYLYGNFDSETAAKASVFGALTLYLDFINMFQFLLALVGNRRA from the coding sequence ATGCAACCGTATGAGCAAAACCAAACCGCCTATGGCACCGGCTTTGCCCGGACGGCAGCTCAGGTCGACCAGGGCCTGCGCGCCTTTATGCTCGGCGTCTACAACAACATGGTCCTGGGTCTGGCCATCTCGGCCCTGGTCGCGCTCGGCATCAACATGCTGGCCACGACGAGCGACCCGTCCCAGGCCGTCGCCCGCATAGGCGGCGTGAACCTGACCCAGTTCGGCGCGACGCTGTACGGCTCGCCGCTGATGTGGGTCGTGGCGCTGGCGCCGCTGGCCTTCATCTTCTTCTTCTCGTTCCGGATGGACCGGATGTCGGCGGCTGCGGCCCGCGGCACCTTCTTCGCCTTCGCGGCGGTGATGGGTGCTTCGCTCTCGACGCTGCTCATCCGCTACACCGGCGCGAGCGTCGTGCAGGTGTTCTTCATCACGGCGGCGGCCTTCGGCTCGCTGTCGCTCTGGGGCTACACCACGAACCGCAGCCTATCCGGCATGGGCTCGTTCCTGATCATGGGTCTCGTCGGCCTGATCCTGGCCTCGATCGTCAACATCTTCGTGGCATCGAGCATGCTGCAGTTCGGCATTTCCGTGATCGGCGTGCTGATCTTCGCAGGCCTGACGGCCTACGACACGCAGAAGCTGAAGGAGATGTACCTCTACGGCAATTTCGACTCCGAGACTGCCGCGAAGGCCTCCGTGTTCGGCGCCCTGACGCTGTATCTTGACTTCATCAACATGTTCCAGTTCCTCCTCGCGCTCGTGGGCAACCGCAGAGCGTAA
- a CDS encoding carboxypeptidase-like regulatory domain-containing protein yields MARRRELCSIFAAIGILGSVVATPGSVSAQTIVAIDADDIGGVVMGPNGPEAGVWVIAETSNLPTRFARTVVTDDQGRYVLPDLPKATYQVWVRGYGLVDSPKMTGEPGRLLDLQAVPAPSDKEAAQYYPAIYWYSMLQIPEAAQFGGKGDIPENITRIDWLKQVKNIGCIGCHQLGQHSTRTIPKQLGEFSSSEEAWIRRVSSGQSGESMVNQLAGRFGGVPFKYYADWTDRIARGELPHAKPKRPEGVERNIVVTTWEWLTEKKYLHDLIASDRRHPTVNAYGPLFGSAEYSTDIIPILDPRTHTVTEFVAPVRDPATPEALGPGHAASDKVLAPSPYWGEEKIWDTKANNHNGMFDRQGRVWFAAAVRGPNNPDFCKRGSDHPSAKLFPLERTSRSITRLDPKTMQYTFIDTCFGTHHLQFGYDANDTLWTSGGGPVIGWVNTRVFDETGDAAKAQGWTALVLDTNGNGQRDEHVEPDQPLNPTKDKRITGGFYAVSPSPLDGSIWGSVGVFSGTPAVVRLNPGPNPPQTALAEIYHVPRPGFGIRGADIDRQGVVWASLSSGHLASFDRRKCKGPLNGPQATGDHCPEGWSFHQYPGPGFQGIGENSAESSYYTWVDQHNTFGLGEDVPISTANLMDGLVALKDGRMISLRVPYPLGFYAKGFDGRIDDPKAGWKGRGLWTTSGDRTPWLREGGKGSKPIAVHFQLRPDPLAK; encoded by the coding sequence ATGGCACGCCGGCGGGAGCTCTGTTCAATCTTTGCTGCGATCGGCATCCTCGGGTCTGTGGTCGCCACTCCGGGCTCGGTGAGCGCCCAAACCATCGTTGCAATCGATGCCGATGACATTGGCGGCGTGGTCATGGGGCCCAACGGACCGGAAGCTGGGGTCTGGGTGATTGCCGAGACAAGCAATCTGCCGACCAGGTTCGCCAGAACGGTGGTCACCGACGATCAGGGTCGCTATGTCCTGCCCGATCTTCCCAAAGCCACCTATCAGGTCTGGGTGCGCGGTTATGGCCTCGTCGACTCACCCAAGATGACGGGCGAGCCTGGCAGGCTGCTCGACCTCCAGGCAGTGCCGGCACCCAGTGACAAGGAGGCGGCGCAATACTACCCGGCCATCTACTGGTATTCCATGCTGCAGATCCCGGAGGCGGCCCAGTTCGGCGGTAAGGGTGACATCCCCGAGAACATCACCCGGATCGACTGGCTCAAGCAGGTCAAGAACATCGGCTGTATCGGCTGTCACCAACTCGGCCAGCACTCGACCCGCACCATCCCGAAGCAATTGGGCGAGTTCAGCTCATCCGAGGAAGCCTGGATCCGCCGCGTGTCCTCGGGCCAGTCGGGCGAGAGCATGGTCAACCAGCTCGCCGGCCGCTTCGGCGGGGTGCCGTTCAAGTACTACGCCGACTGGACGGACCGCATTGCACGGGGCGAGCTGCCGCATGCCAAGCCGAAGCGGCCGGAGGGTGTCGAGCGCAACATCGTGGTGACCACCTGGGAGTGGCTCACCGAGAAGAAGTACCTGCACGATCTGATCGCCTCGGACCGGCGCCATCCAACCGTGAATGCCTATGGCCCGCTGTTTGGCTCGGCGGAATACTCCACCGACATAATCCCGATCCTCGATCCAAGGACGCACACCGTCACCGAGTTCGTGGCGCCGGTGCGTGATCCGGCCACGCCGGAGGCGCTCGGGCCCGGCCATGCTGCCAGCGACAAGGTGCTGGCGCCTTCGCCTTACTGGGGTGAGGAAAAGATCTGGGACACCAAGGCCAACAACCACAACGGCATGTTTGATCGCCAGGGTCGGGTGTGGTTTGCGGCAGCCGTGCGCGGACCCAACAACCCAGACTTCTGCAAGCGGGGCTCCGACCATCCCTCGGCCAAACTGTTTCCGCTGGAGCGGACGAGCCGTTCCATCACACGGCTCGATCCCAAGACGATGCAGTACACCTTCATCGATACCTGCTTTGGCACCCATCACCTGCAGTTCGGTTATGACGCGAACGACACCTTGTGGACCAGCGGCGGCGGTCCGGTGATCGGCTGGGTTAACACCAGGGTCTTCGACGAGACCGGCGACGCGGCCAAGGCTCAAGGCTGGACGGCGTTGGTTCTCGACACGAATGGCAACGGCCAACGGGACGAGCATGTCGAGCCGGACCAGCCGCTCAACCCGACGAAGGATAAGCGTATTACTGGAGGCTTCTATGCAGTGAGCCCAAGCCCGCTGGATGGCTCCATCTGGGGCTCGGTGGGAGTGTTCAGCGGGACACCGGCAGTGGTCCGCCTCAATCCCGGGCCCAATCCCCCTCAGACCGCGCTGGCAGAAATCTACCACGTACCGCGGCCCGGCTTCGGCATCCGGGGCGCCGACATCGACCGGCAAGGGGTGGTGTGGGCTTCACTTTCGAGCGGTCACCTGGCGAGCTTCGACCGCCGCAAGTGCAAAGGCCCGCTTAACGGACCACAGGCGACCGGCGATCACTGCCCTGAGGGCTGGTCGTTCCATCAGTACCCTGGTCCGGGCTTCCAGGGCATCGGCGAGAACAGTGCCGAGTCGAGCTACTACACCTGGGTTGACCAGCACAACACGTTCGGGCTGGGTGAGGATGTGCCGATATCCACCGCCAACCTGATGGACGGCCTGGTCGCGCTCAAGGACGGCCGAATGATCTCGTTGCGGGTGCCTTATCCGCTGGGCTTCTACGCCAAGGGCTTTGACGGGCGCATCGATGACCCGAAGGCCGGCTGGAAGGGTCGCGGCCTGTGGACCACCAGCGGCGACCGGACGCCCTGGCTGCGGGAGGGCGGCAAGGGCAGCAAGCCGATCGCTGTCCACTTCCAGCTCCGTCCGGATCCTTTGGCTAAGTAA